One segment of Pleuronectes platessa chromosome 21, fPlePla1.1, whole genome shotgun sequence DNA contains the following:
- the si:ch211-207i20.2 gene encoding zinc finger protein 501 translates to MSSLVALHTQLATVMESLVHAAVAELKKLVDNSSIFLDLRTEAELPLPAKVSSESREKTVLFASIMETLGNEALGKIMNIVDEAELVSGRTGKRPQTSVLHILNNAQVELEHSYGVRLQSCDPDRSPQTSLLTQPEKETGEVPFVPAVTVKDGLGNIDLGAIAERAHDEAQLLLIDRQEDISASPEFVLESVTWKYFTCTLCSKSFTSQSNLRSHQRIHSEEKPFSCSICGRAFRQRQSMQSHTRMHTGERPYKCPECEKCFTKQTQLKTHSIIHTGEKPHGCEVCGSRFSLLQNLHRHQLTHTGKKLFVCNVCGKGFTRSVTLKTHELIHTGQKPFKCEECPKTFRHAVNLKNHQRIHSGVRPFSCELCGKSFRQSVNLKIHRRIHTGERPFSCQECGKTFSQQSSLISHGRTHSSEKPFACSSCDKKFNNANSLKLHERVHTGEKPYTCDICGKTFSQGSHLRTHKRHVHAGGKQFICDKCGKRYSDQRNMKLHKCSYA, encoded by the exons ATGAGCTCCTTAGTGGCCCTTCACACCCAGCTGGCCACCGTCATGGAGTCTTTGGTTCACGCTGCGGTGGCGGAGCTCAAGAAGCTGGTGGACAACAGCTCGATCTTTCTGGACCTCCGGACCGAAGCAGAGCTGCCTCTGCCGGCCAAAGTTTCATCAGAGAGCCGGGAGAAGACG GTGCTGTTCGCCTCCATCATGGAGACCCTGGGGAACGAGGCTCTGGGGAAAATTATGAACATCGTGGATGAAGCCGAGCTGGTGTCAGGACGGACTGGGAAGAGACCACAGACCAGCGTCCTCCACATCCTGAACAACGCACAAGTCG AGTTGGAACACTCGTACGGCGTCCGACTGCAGAGCTGCGACCCGGACAGGTCGCCACAG ACGTCGCTGCTGACCCAACCAGAGAAGGAGACGGGGGAGGTTCCGTTTGTGCCGGCGGTGACAGTCAAAGACGGACTTGGAAACATCGACCTAGGAGCCATCGCTGAGA GAGCTCATGATGAAGCTCAGCTTCTTCTAATCGACCGGCAGGAGGACATTTCCGCTTCCCCTGAGTTTGTTCTTGAGAGCGTCACCTGGAAGTACTTCACATGCACGCTGTGCAGCAAGTCCTTCACTTCTCAGAGCAACCTGAGGAGCCACCAGCGTATCCACTCTGAGGAGAAGCCGTTCTCCTGCAGCATCTGCGGCAGAGCGTTCCGTCAGAGGCAGAGCATGCAGAgccacacacgcatgcacacgggGGAGCGGCCGTACAAGTGTCCCGAGTGCGAGAAGTGTTTCACCAAACAGACGCAGCTGAAGACGCACTCCATCATCCACACTGGGGAGAAGCCGCATGGCTGTGAGGTGTGTGGCAGCCGCTTCAGCCTGCTGCAGAACCTGCACCGCCATCAGCTCACGCACACGGGCAAGAAGCTCTTCGTGTGCAACGTGTGCGGGAAAGGTTTCACCCGTTCCGTCACGCTTAAGACTCATGAACTCATCCACACGGGACAGAAACCCTTCAAATGCGAGGAGTGTCCCAAGACCTTTCGCCACGCCGTCAACCTCAAGAACCACCAGAGGATCCACAGTGGCGTGCGGCCCTTCAGCTGTGAGCTCTGTGGGAAGAGCTTCCGCCAGTCAGTGAACCTGAAGATCCACCGCAGAATCCACACCGGCGAGCGACCGTTTAGCTGCCAGGAGTGCGGCAAGACGTTCAGCCAGCAGAGCAGCCTGATCTCACACGGCCGCACTCACTCCTCCGAGAAGCCGTTCGCCTGCAGCTCCTGCGACAAGAAGTTTAACAACGCCAACAGCCTGAAGCTGCACGAGCGCGTCCACACGGGGGAGAAACCGTACACCTGCGACATCTGCGGCAAGACCTTCAGTCAGGGAAGTCATCTGAGGACGCACAAGAGACACGTCCACGCCGGCGGCAAACAGTTCATCTGCGACAAATGCGGGAAGAGGTACTCGGACCAACGCAACATGAAGTTGCACAAGTGCAGCTACGCGTGA
- the noc3l gene encoding nucleolar complex protein 3 homolog, with protein sequence MAPPRSKKVRPSFRRLLKTSDVKLENKLKNRQMKQQNVAKKQRKEQKKLRQAVKEAVLRTPRPLETYKKRPEEEEDEEEFLETLPTDMIEDEDMQQMTAMARQASFITRDLSSCGPVHGGKKRSSEVVHSYEKVPRKMVRTEEKEIIHLLPIKDKTGVIPQTVERVIKHQEQEEAAEEQEEPENEGEPESVVELTAEQMELLRAQKINQKKLLIANMASAVISDPSSNIKRLKELRGMLMESDPCVAVTVRKLVMVSLMEIFKDIAPTYRIRPLTAEEKGVKVKKETQRLREFEEGLVSQYKFYLEDLEQTIKDWKQQKKKRSQVVSLQSYQSLAHVSVRCLCELLLALPHFNFHNNIVVVLVPLMNDPAKQVSDMCCDAFRKLFQEDKLGGASLATVRVVSGLVKSLNYNIRPEVLRTLLSLRIQEIQMKKDVEATAPKKKFMNNKEKKSLSRMKRKWKKAEEKLEKELMEVEASESKENKIKLHTETLNIVFLIYFRILKKAQGSVLLPAVLEGLANFAHLINLEFFDDLLNVLQNLIQSGDRTNRESLHCIQTVFTILSGQGDVLNIDPLTFYSQLYWMLPRLHAGAPNDDIIILLRCLDTLLIRRRKQVTLQRAMAFIKRLSTLSLHVLPNASVGLLAANRATMHSFPKCDFLLDNEVQGSGFYLPELDEPEHCNAQNTALWELHTLQRHYHPVVRQFAAHLSRGAPSEGSAALGMELSRRSPVELFEDYNVKDMTFNPPVAPPRTKKKDRFTHGATLLDAELQRRVNEALDATEETQLDFTATQTPSQH encoded by the exons ATGGCTCCG cctcGGTCGAAGAAGGTCCGCCCGTCGTTCCGCCGCCTGCTGAAGACGAGCGATGTGAAGCTGGAGAACAAACTGAAGAACCGACAGATGAAGCAACAGAACGTCGCCAAAAAGCAGCGTAAAGAGCAGAAGAAGCTGAGGCAGGCGGTGAAGGAGGCCGTCCTGCGGACGCCCCGCCCACTGGAGACCTACAAGAAGAGACCGG aggaagaggaggatgaggaggagtttCTGGAGACTCTGCCCACCGACATGATTGAGGACGAGGACATGCAGCAGATGACGGCCATGGCTCGACAGGCGTCCTTCATCACCAGGGACCTGTCGTCATG CGGGCCGGTGCACGGcgggaagaagaggagctcgGAGGTCGTCCACAGCTACGAAAAGGTCCCGAGGAAGATGGTGAggacggaggagaaggagatcaTCCACCTGCTGCCAATCAAAGACAAGACGGGAGTCATTCCCCAGACTGTGGAGAGAG TCATCAAACATCAGGAGCaagaggaagcagctgaagAACAAGAGGAGCCAGAGAACG AGGGGGAGCCAGAGAGTGTTGTAGAACTGACAGCGGAGCAGATGGAGCTGCTCAGAGCTCAGAAGATAAACCAGAAGAAGCTGCTCATCGCAAACATGGCGTCAGCCGTCATCTCCGACCCGTCCAGTAAC atcAAGAGGCTGAAGGAGCTGCGGGGGATGCTGATGGAGTCGGACCCCTGCGTGGCGGTGACGGTCAGGAAGCTGGTGATGGTTTCACTCATGGAGATCTTTAAAGACATCGCCCCCACCTAcaggatccgccccctgaccGCCGAAGAGAAGGGcgtcaag GTGAAGAAGGAGACTCAGCGTCTCAGAGAGTTTGAGGAAGGTTTAGTGAGTCAGTACAAGTTTTACCTGGAGGACCTGGAACAGACCATCAAAG actggaagcagcagaagaagaagcgtTCGCAGGTTGTGAGTCTGCAGTCGTACCAGAGTCTCGCCCACGTGTCGGTTCGTtgtctgtgtgagctgctgctcGCTCTGCCGCACTTCAACTTCCACAACAACATCGTGGTCGTCCTCGTGCCGCTGATGAATGACCCCGCCAAGCAG GTGTCAGACATGTGTTGTGATGCGTTCAGGAAGCTCTTCCAGGAGGACAAACTGGGCGGGGCCTCATTGGCGACAGTCAGAGTCGTCTCTGGACTCGTTAAGAGTCTAAATTACAACATCAGACCTGAG gtgctGCGGACGCTGCTCAGCCTGAGGATTCAGGAGATCCAGATGAAGAAGGACGTGGAGGCGACTGCGCCAAAGAAAAAATTCATGAacaataaagagaagaagagtctgtccaggatgaagaggaag tGGAAGAAGGctgaggagaagctggagaaggagtTGATGGAGGTCGAAGCATCGGAGAGCAAAGAGAACAAGATCAAGCTT cacaCAGAGACTCTGAACATCGTCTTCCTCATCTACTTCAGGATTTTGAAGAAAGCTCAGGGGTCTGTTCTTCTTCCTGCCGTACTGGAGGGACTGGCCaa ttttGCTCATCTGATCAACTTGGAGTTTTTTGACGACTTACTCAACGTGCTGCAGAACCTCATCCAATCAGGA GATCGGACCAATCGGGAGAGTCTTCACTGCATCCAGACCGTCTTCACCATCCTGTCAGGACAAG gTGACGTCCTGAACATCGACCCTCTCACCTTCTACTCTCAGCTCTACTGGATGCTGCCGCGGCTACACGCAG GGGCGCctaatgatgacatcatcatcttgCTGCGTTGTCTGGACACCTTGTTGATCCGCCGCAGGAAGCAGGTCACCCTGCAGAGGGCGATGGCGTTCATCAAAAGACTGAGCACACTCAGTCTCCACGTCCTGCCCAACGCCAGCGTGGGCCTGCTCGCCGCCAACAGAGCCACCATGcac tcttTTCCTAAGTGTGACTTCCTGTTAGATAACGAGGTTCAGGGCAGTGGCTTTTATCTGCCGGAACTCGATGAACCTGAACATTGCAACGCACAAAACACTGCACTGTGGGAGCTACACacactgcag AGACATTACCATCCAGTTGTGCGACAGTTTGCAGCTCACCTCAGCCGGGGAGCTCCCAGTGAAGGGTCGGCGGCGCTCGGCATGGAGCTGAGCCGCAG GTCTCCGGTTGAGCTGTTTGAAGATTACAACGTCAAAGACATGACCTTTAACCCCCCGGTAGCTCCGCCCCGCACCAAGAAGAAG GATCGATTCACACACGGAGCCACGCTGCTGGACGCCGAGCTGCAGAGACGAGTCAATGAGGCTCTGGACGCTACAGAGGAGACGCAGCTGGACTttactgcaacacaaacaccgagccaacactga
- the ch25h gene encoding cholesterol 25-hydroxylase-like protein, whose amino-acid sequence MMLLQPLWSVLLGHASILHSPVFPVLFSLSVYLSFCLPFLLLDLLSSRWALVRRYKLQPESSVSWASVRSCLKLTLYNHLVFILPLTVLHSYLRPLPLPEEAPPFPRLLAQVFVCLLLFDFQSFTWHLLHHKVTWLYRSFHKVHHTFSSTSALTAEFSGAWETLSLGVFAAATPALLSCHPLTELMFFLVNMWLSVEDHCGYDLPWATHRLVPLGLYGGARHHNLHHLKSKCNYAPYFTHWDLLAGTLCTGD is encoded by the exons atgatgctgctgcagccgctCTGGTCTGTCCTCCTGGGACATGCCTCCATTCTGCACTCACCTGTCTTCCccgtcctcttctctctgtctgtctacctgtctttctgtcttcccTTCCTGCTGCTGGACCTGTTGTCCTCCAGGTGGGCCCTGGTGCGCAGGTACAAGCTGCAGCCGGAGAGCTCCGTCAGCTGGGCCTCAGTGCGGAGCTGCTTGAAGCTAACGCTCTATAACCACCTGGTTTTTATTTTGCCGCTTACCGTGCTGCACTCCTACCTGCGGCCCCTCCCCCTGCCCGAGGAGGCCCCGCCCTTCCCCCGGCTGCTAGCTcaggtgtttgtctgtctgctgctcttcGACTTCCAGAGCTTCACCTGGCACCTGCTGCATCACAAGGTCACCTGGTTGTACCGCAGCTTCCACAAG GTGCACCACACCTTCAGCTCCACTTCTGCCCTCACCGCAGAGTTCTCCGGCGCCTGGGAGACTCTTAGTCTCGGCGTCTTCGCCGCTGCCACTCCGGCCCTGCTGAGCTGCCACCCGCTCACCGAGCTGATGTTCTTCCTGGTCAACATGTGGCTGTCGGTGGAGGACCACTGCGGCTACGACCTGCCCTGGGCCACGCACCGCCTGGTGCCGCTGGGGCTGTACGGAGGCGCTCGCCACCACAACCTCCACCACCTCAAGTCCAAGTGCAACTACGCCCCCTACTTCACACACTGGGACCTTCTGGCAGGGACGCTGTGCACGGGAGACTGA